Proteins encoded in a region of the Hypomesus transpacificus isolate Combined female chromosome 17, fHypTra1, whole genome shotgun sequence genome:
- the LOC124478975 gene encoding thyroid hormone receptor alpha-like codes for MEHMSNDQDPSVSEGEEKRWPDGPKRKRKNSQCSVKSMSALSAASVAGYIPSYLEKDEPCVVCGDKATGYHYRCITCEGCKGFFRRTIQKNLHPAYSCKYDGCCIIDKITRNQCQLCRFKKCISVGMAMDLVLDDSKRVAKRRLIEENREKRKKEEIVKTLQTRPEPSGSEWELIHMVTQAHRHTNAQGSHWKQKRKFLPEDIGQSPMVHTPDGDKVDLEAFSEFTKIITPAITRVVDFAKKLPMFSELPCEDQIILLKGCCMEVMSLRAAVRYDPESETLTLSGEMAVKREQLKNGGLGVVSDAIFDLGKSLAQFNLDDSEVALLQAVLLMSSDRSGLTSVDKIEKCQEVYLLAFEHYINHRKHNIPHFWPKLLMKVTDLRMIGACHASRFLHMKVECPNELFPPLFLEVFEDQEV; via the exons GTGGCCAGATGGGCccaagaggaaaagaaagaacagCCAATGTTCGGTGAAGAGCATGTCTG CGCTGAGCGCCGCTTCCGTGGCCGGCTACATCCCCAGCTACCTGGAGAAGGACGAGCCCTGCGTGGTGTGCGGCGACAAGGCCACGGGATACCACTACCGCTGCATCACGTGCGAAGGCTGCAAG GGTTTCTTCCGTCGCACCATCCAGAAGAACCTCCACCCGGCCTACTCCTGCAAGTACGATGGCTGCTGCATCATTGACAAGATCACACGCAACCAGTGTCAGCTGTGTCGTTTCAAGAAGTGCATCTCTGTGGGCATGGCCATGGACT TGGTTCTGGACGACTCCAAGCGGGTGGCCAAACGGCGCCTGATCGAGGAGAAccgagagaagaggaagaaggaggagatcGTGAAGACCCTGCAGACGCGGCCCGAGCCCAGCGGGTCTGAGTGGGAGCTCATCCACATGGTGACCCAAGCTCACCGCCACACCAACGCACAGGGATCCCACTGGAAACAGAAACGCAAGTTCCTG CCAGAGGACATTGGCCAGTCCCCCATGGTCCACACCCCAGACGGGGACAAGGTGGACCTCGAGGCCTTTAGTGAGTTCACCAAGATCATCACCCCCGCCATCACACGAGTTGTCGACTTCGCCAAGAAACTGCCCATGTTCTCAGAG CTGCCTTGTGAAGACCAGATCATCCTGCTGAAGGGTTGCTGCATGGAGGTCATGTCGCTCCGCGCCGCCGTGCGCTACGACCCCGAGAGCGAGACGCTGACCCTGAGCGGCGAGATGGCGGTGAAGCGGGAGCAGCTGAAGAACGGCGGCCTGGGCGTGGTGTCGGACGCCATCTTTGACCTGGGCAAGAGCCTGGCGCAGTTCAACCTGGACGACTCAGAGGTGGCGCTGCTGCAGGCCGTGCTGCTCATGAGCTCAG ACCGCTCAGGCCTGACGTCTGTGGACAAGATAGAAAAGTGCCAGGAGGTCTACCTGCTAGCTTTCGAGCACTACATCAACCACCGCAAGCACAACATTCCCCACTTCTGGCCCAAGCTGCTGATGAAGGTGACCGACCTGAGGATGATCGGAGCGTGCCACGCCAGCCGTTTCCTCCACATGAAGGTGGAGTGCCCCAACGAACTCTTCCCCCCACTCTTCCTGGAGGTCTTCGAGGACCAGGAAGTGTGA